The sequence TTGAAAAAATTGAAATATTAGATGATTCACATATTGCAATTTATTTATCTAAACCTGATTCTAGTTTTATTTACTATATGAAAGAAGCAATAGTTCCTGATGAAAATAAAGATCATTTAAAAGATATTGCAATAGGAACAGGACCATATAAAATTGCTGAATATCAAAAAGAACAAAAATTAGTTCTTAGTAAAAATGAAGAATATTGGGGAGAAAAAGCCAAAATTTCAACAGTTACAATCTTAATAAGTCCAAATTCAGAAACAAATTTTCTTAAATTATTATCTAGGGAAATAAATTTTTTAACAAACATTGACCCTAAGAGAATACCTGAATTAGATAAATATCAAATTCTTAGTTCTCCTTCAAATCTATGTTTGATTTTATCATTAAATCCTAAGGAAAAACCTTTTGATGATATTGAAGTACGTAAAGCAATTAATCTTGCTATTGATAAAAATAAGGTAATTCAATTAGCAATGAATGGAAAAGGAACTCCTATTTACACAAATATGAGTCCTGTTATGTCAAAATTTTTATGGAATGCACCAGAAGAACAAGCAAATCCAGAAAAAGCAAAACAAATTTTAGAAGAAAAGAAGTTATTACCTATGGAATTTACCTTAAAAGTTCCGAATAGCTCTAAGTTTTACTTAGATACTGCTCAATCTATTAGAGAACAACTAAAAGATATAGGAATTACAGTTAATTTAGAGATGATTGAGTGGGCGACTTGGCTTTCTGATGTCTATACTAATAAAAAATATGTAGCAAGTTTAGCTGGTTTATCTGGGAAAATGGAACCAGATGCTATTTTAAGAAGATATACTTCTACTTACCCAAAAAATTTTACAAATTTTAATAATGCAAGATATGATGTTTTAGTTGAAGAAGCCAAAAGGACTTCAAACGAAGCAAAACAAGTGCAAAATTATAAGGAAGCTCAGAAGATTTTATCAGAAGAACAAGCAGCTATTTTTCTTATGGACCCAAATATCATTATTGCAACAGAAAAAGGGATAGAAGGATTTCAATTTTATCCATTACCATACTTAAATTTTGCGAAATTATACTTTAAAAAATAAGGAAAAATTATGTACTATATAAAAAAAATTTTTAGGATGCTTTTAAGTATTTTTTCAATTGGAACCTTTTCTTTTTTACTTTTGGAATTGATTCCAGGAGACCCAGAAACTACTATTTTAGGAATAGAGGCAAGTGCAAAAGATCTTGAAAATTTAAGAGAGCAATTAGGATTAAACTTAAGTTTTGGAACAAGATATTGGAATTGGCTTTGTGGAGTTTTTCAAGGTGATTTAGGGATTTCTTTTAAATATAAAGAACATGTTTTCAATCTGATTTTAGAAAGACTCCCCTTGACAATTAGTATTGCTTTTATTTCTATATTTATTGTTTTTATAATGTCTATACCTTTATCCTTTTTTTTACATAACACTAAAAACAAAAGAATTAAAAAAATAGGGGAATCTATTTTAAGTATATTTATTTCTATTCCTTCTTTTTGGTTGGGAATTATATTTATGTACCTGTTTGGAATTATTTTAA is a genomic window of Fusobacterium nucleatum containing:
- a CDS encoding ABC transporter substrate-binding protein, whose product is MKRKLFFEKVLVSILLTFIFIACQKEENKEESIRTVSTVDIDSLNPYQVVSSASEQILLNVFEGLIMPGVDGTVVPALAESYEISEDGRTYTFSIRKGVKFHNGNDMDIKDVEFSLNYMSGKLGNNPTEALFENIEKIEILDDSHIAIYLSKPDSSFIYYMKEAIVPDENKDHLKDIAIGTGPYKIAEYQKEQKLVLSKNEEYWGEKAKISTVTILISPNSETNFLKLLSREINFLTNIDPKRIPELDKYQILSSPSNLCLILSLNPKEKPFDDIEVRKAINLAIDKNKVIQLAMNGKGTPIYTNMSPVMSKFLWNAPEEQANPEKAKQILEEKKLLPMEFTLKVPNSSKFYLDTAQSIREQLKDIGITVNLEMIEWATWLSDVYTNKKYVASLAGLSGKMEPDAILRRYTSTYPKNFTNFNNARYDVLVEEAKRTSNEAKQVQNYKEAQKILSEEQAAIFLMDPNIIIATEKGIEGFQFYPLPYLNFAKLYFKK
- a CDS encoding ABC transporter permease, which produces MYYIKKIFRMLLSIFSIGTFSFLLLELIPGDPETTILGIEASAKDLENLREQLGLNLSFGTRYWNWLCGVFQGDLGISFKYKEHVFNLILERLPLTISIAFISIFIVFIMSIPLSFFLHNTKNKRIKKIGESILSIFISIPSFWLGIIFMYLFGIILKWASTGYNNTWQSLILPCLVISIPKIGWISMHLYSNLYKELREDYIKYLYSNGMKKIYLNFYILKNAFLPIIPLTGMLLLELITGVVIIEQIFSIPGIGRLLVQSVLMRDIPLIQGLIFYTSTFVVLLNFIIDILYSLLDPRIQVGEQ